The following nucleotide sequence is from Dromaius novaehollandiae isolate bDroNov1 chromosome Z, bDroNov1.hap1, whole genome shotgun sequence.
GATGTGCAGAGACCAGTGGCTACTGTACTAGTGGCTACTGGCTGGGTCTCCCCCGCTTCACGGCTGCTCTGCTGGCTGGCTCTTGCCCTGAAGTGAAGGTGTTTGATGTGCATTGCAGCAAGTGGAAAGAGGGGCTCTGGGCTGTGAAAGCTGCTTGTGGGCATTGTGGTAATGATACCACTAAAGGTCATGTAAAGGAAACGTCCTGGGTTTCTTTGTACCTACAGGGGAACTGAAGTGCAAAGTCAGCAAAAGGACGAGGAGCAGGCAGGAAATCTGCATGTCAGCAGCTGGTTTCAGAGGTGAGTCCCAAGCCGGTGTGGTTACCACAGCACTGTCCTCCCTCTGGCTGAAAAGGCACCAGTCTGCATCCCAGACCGAGCACCCCATTGCTGCATTCTGCCTTAGCATGTCCAGGCTCCTGCTGCGAGTGGGGTCACACTGATCAGGGTCTGGGGAAGTGGCTCCTGTGACCCCAGGCCACGACTGCTTGCATGCAGGGACTTGGTCTGTCCCTGGAAAGCTTCCAGAGCAGGAAGGGAAACATCAATGGCCAGGACACCGGGCAAAGCTCAGACTGCCCATCAGCCTGTGTGTGCAGCCTGGAGGCCCTGGGTGCAGGCTGGAGTGTGCAGCCTGGAGGCCCTGGGTGGactggggctgggaggagggatgTGGTTGCTCTCAAGAAAGCCTAGAGCCCTGAAGTCTGCAGTTCTGGAGGGCCTTTTTTCCTCCACCTGCCCCCCCACCAGGCAATACTCCAGCATTCGTAGCCTTGCACAGGCGCCCTATCCCTAAGGCCTGGAGAGGGTGGGCTATGCTGCATCTGGGCAAGCCCAAAAGATGGATGTTCAACTTTGTTCAGCAAGCACAAAGCTCTCAGGGGCTAGATATGAGCTCATGCCTGGCTTGATGTCCCTGTCATATTGCAATGTTCAGAGTGGCAGTCACGGAGCCACCAGCATCCCCATCACCAACCAGGTGATGTATCTCACACACCCATGGATATCCTGCATATCCCATGGCTGCTGCATGGAGCCTCCCAGGGATTGGGGATGTGTCACAGCCTGCAGGACACTGGCTTCAGACATATGTGTACCCACCTGCACTCCATGCTCCCTTGAGCCAACATCCGCCCCTCTGTTGACATCCAAGCTCAGTGCTGCCTGCAGTTCTTGCAAGAGTTGATCCAGCAGAGTACGAGCCTGTGTTTCCCATCATGCTGACACTTCCCCACTGGCCTGCATTTTAGTGCCTTGAATAGGTGCCAGGTTAATGTGGTACCTTCTTTGCTTTCAGCCAGATGTCTCTGAGTCACTGTGATGTGACACTGTTACTGTCCTCTGCCAGTCCTACTTGCTGCTCCTGAGTCTGATTGATGAGACGCCCTGTGCTTTCCTGTGACCTGTGCTGGCATGACTCGCAGGTCTCTCCTCTGACACTGCTAATCACATCCTGGCTCAGCCGTACGGAGCAGGCAGCTCTATCAACTTGGGGTGTCTATAGGCCACCAAGGCATTGTACCCACCCCTGGTGGCTGCCTATGCTGCCCAAAGGTGCAtccccagcccagctctccctGCCTGTTCTGCCCAAGTGTGCTTCTCTCCATCCCAGCAATCCCTCCTTGCCCTGCCCCATGTGCATCCATGTCCCGGTTCTCCCAGCCTGTTCCCAAGGCAGCTTGGCTGTTGTTGGTGCTCTGGAAGCTCCTCCCTTCCCGGTCCCCAGCTCCTCAGCACTCgtcctgcctgcctggctccgaCAGCAGTCTCTGAGTGACTGTCAACATTGCCTTGCTCCTGACCAGGGCCCTGCcaggcagcgagggccctgcaaACCATGGCCACAGCCTTTTCCCCGAAGATGAGCCAGGTCCTGATGACTCCTGAGCCCCACTACATCCctgggtaagcgcaggggccagtgctgggctgcctggcctcAGGGGAACAGGGCTTGGGGATCAGCTGTGCCCCTGTGCAGGGACCCctgtccctgggggggggggggggccccatGCCGAGGCCCACAGGTCTCCCTCCAGACACAGCTACCCttgcccagccccacagggtgctgctcctgcttcccagcccagccctgcactcCCTTGTGGCCCTGTCAGCTCTTCCTGCCAGTACTGGGCTCCCTGACCTTGCCAGCCTCTCCGACACCCAGGGTATTTTTTTCTCCcggtggagggaagggagggagatgCCATCAGGACAATTCCCTGGGGCCCCACGAGCCACCAGCTCACAGTGACACTGTGTACAGGGGCCTCCATAGCAACCCTCCTCTGCTCAGGAGCCGCAGCAAGGAGCGAGGTGGCGGTGGCTCAGTGAAGCGCCACCTCCACTGCTCCCCAGCTGGCAGTGCCTGCCCCAGCGACCTCAGCTCCCcggtgccccagggtgctgtttGCCACCCCCCAGGCCACTGTGAGCTTGGAGACTCGTTCTGAGGTTGGGGAGCAAGCATGCATGTTTCCATGCAAAATAGGCTGCTCCCATGGATATGggcacccagcagcacccagggcagATCCCTGTGGCCGGGATGGAGGGCAAGTGGGTTTAAAGGTCCAAGTAGTCTCTGCTGTGGTGGGTGGCTGTCTGGGAGAGCTGGTCTGTGCTGTTCACCTGCAGTGTGTTTCCCACAGCCCTTTAGCTCCCCAGGTATGAGAGATCAGGTGTGTGGGACTGAACCCTGTGGCCTGCAGCATCTCCCAAAATGGGGAGGTTGGTCCACAGAAGTAAAGTGTGGTAATCCTCCTCTGCTTGGGCGGGTCCTGTCCCCATGTGCATCAGCATCCCAGCtctccctgcctgtcctgcccAAATGTACAGCTCCATCCCTGTtctccctgcctgtcctgcccTGTGTGCATCTCCATCCCAGCTCCCACTGCCTGTCTTGCCTTGTGTGCATCCCCATCCCAGCTCTCCCTACCTGCTTTGCCCCATGTGCATCCCCGTCCCAGCTCTCCCTGCCTGTCCAAGGGTGAGCACCTGCAGCTTCCGGGCACACAGTTGCAGCATGGCAGCTCATGTGAAGTGGCAGGGCGAGCATGGCAGGGCTACACTGCTGGGATGCAGCGTTGCCTCGTGCAACTCTCCCTGCCTTCACTTCACTGTGGCAGCTACACTGGTTACTGCCCTCACTACAAGTTCAGCGTGGGGAAGACTTACGGCCAACAGACGTCCCAGCTCCTGACCAGTTTGGAGGTCCCGCGCTCCTGCCAGATGGTGCTGCAGCCGACTCGCTGGTCCTGCCAAGGCACTGAACCCCAAGACCTGCTGGgggagccagaagcctgctggGGGGCAGGCACTCAGCCCCTGAGCTCCATTGTCATCCCTGGATATACAGGTAGGAGGAGGCCATCCTAGCACAAGGTGGTGATCTGTGGCACTCACCTACCTGTAAAAGTGCTTCAGCACTGCTGCACTGTCCCCAGCTGTTTGCCCTTGTGAAGCACAGCGGGAGCCACAAGCTGGTTTCCCAGGGCAGATCGGAGAGTGTGCAGAGAAGATCCCCTAGGACCCCCTGTCACTAGCAGGTCTTCCCCTCTGAGCTGGCACATATTCCTCAGGCTGGCATGTGCCTCTGCACTCCCATGCACCCTCAGCATCCTCAAAGCCATGTTCCCACCCCATGCCTTTACCTCCCCCACCTCTGGGTCCTGCAGCCCTCCCCATTGCTCTAGAGCAGGCCCCGTACCACGAAGGTGGGCTCTTCTTTGCTTCCCACGTGTCGGCTGTTCTGCTCCCAGGATTCATCCCCAGAGCCCAGCACTTCTTTGCCAAGACCTACTCTGAGATCTGCAAGGAGGCCAGGAGCGACTTTgctgagcagaggctgagagctgCCAGCAAGGTGCAGGCTTGCCTGAAGACACAGCTGCTGCCACAGGACCCCACACAGGAGAGTGATGTGAGCTGGGCCGGGGTGAGCTGGCATCTTGCCATTTGTCCAGGGCTGTTCCCCCACCCTTGGGGGACCACCTTGGTCTGTGCCCACGACACACAGCACTTCACAGCCACAGTGAGGGGTGGGCACATGAGCTGGGGTCAGCACCCTCCCTCTATCTCCACCCGCATCCCACAGCGCCTGCCTTTCTGCCACCAGATCCCTGTCGAGGGGGTGCCGAGGGGTGCTGAGCTCCCTGTGCTGGCGGCTGGCTGAATCACTCCCTAGATCAGGGCCTGCTTCAGGGCATGGCAGCACCAGGGGCTCCTCACCCAGCTCAGCCAGCCCCTGGTGGTACTCACGGCTCCATGTCCCCTTCAGGATCGTGTGGCTGACCCTCCAGGGCCAGGCTGCCACCAGGGGCac
It contains:
- the LOC135325090 gene encoding ciliary microtubule inner protein 2B-like, which translates into the protein MATAFSPKMSQVLMTPEPHYIPGYTGYCPHYKFSVGKTYGQQTSQLLTSLEVPRSCQMVLQPTRWSCQGTEPQDLLGEPEACWGAGTQPLSSIVIPGYTGFIPRAQHFFAKTYSEICKEARSDFAEQRLRAASKVQACLKTQLLPQDPTQESDPQHSPYSMEDDDPQKYFISGFTGFVPRARFLIGTGYPITTNRALLEFSQMVLKRGDRTETKKGSTILPPLGKTYPVETGLLPHYAGYVPGYKFQFGHTYGHLTHNVLGLSTLEKQVPD